From the Finegoldia magna ATCC 29328 genome, the window AAAATGTTTGAATATCGAAGAAAAATTGAATGATAAATTGAATTTTGCTTTCGATATTGATTTTGGATATTTGTCAGATGATTTCTACGATTCAGGTTGTATGATGAATGTGAGCGTGTGTATGAATTTGAAGGCTTTGGAGTATTTCAAAAAGATTGACGATATTCAAGATGTTGCAAGATACAGAGGATATATGTTTGAGAGAGCTTTTAATTCCAATACGAAAAGTTCGATTTATAGGTTGACTACTAATGGTCATTTGACAGATCCTGAATATATTATTAATGATATGACGCTGTTGATTGATTCGATTTCCAGAAAGGAAATGGAAAACAGACGCATTTTATTCGAAAATAATCCTGAGTTTAAGGATGACCTTTTGAGGAGCGTATCGATGCTCAAATATTCAAGGGTTTTAGATGAAATTGAAGGGATGAACAAGATTGGAGATTTACTGATAGCTATGGATTTTGGTATGGTTGATGGTTTTGATGTAGATGAAATTCTTGACTTGTACGATAAGACGAATAAGTTGAAGCTTGAAAAATTTCGCGAAAACAATAATTTGAATCAAAACATTGGCGTTTTGAGAAGCGAAATTATCAAGGATACTTTGGAAAGACAGGTGAAAAATTGAGAAAATCAGATATTTATAATTTGAGAACAGAAGCTGTGTATGAGGCGATTAGTTTGAAGCATGCTGATCTTGGAGTGGAGCATGTTTTACTTGCGATGTTCAAGTTTGACTTCAAGGCGTCTCAATATTTGAAAAAACACGGTGGAAATTACGAAAAAATTAGAAATTTAATTATAGATGAGTTGGGTTATGGAGATAGCGATGAGACTAACCAAAGAATTAGCCCGAAACTTGAGGAGATAATCACTCAAGCTGTACAATTGTCCAACACTTATGGCGAAAGGACGATTACTCCGGAACATATTATGGCAGCTTTATGCTTGGATAGTTCGAACTACGCTAATCATTTGATGAAGAGAACAGGCGTGGATATTATGAAATTGACAGCGGAACTTCGTAAATATTTCTTCATGAAGATGAAGAGAGAACGAGGAGATGTCAACGACAATTCAGCTAATTCTTCCAAGCCAAATGAGATTGAAAAGTACACTAAGAATTTGAATGAAATGGCGAAAGAAGGAAAGATTGATCCATGTATCGGTCGTGAGGAAGAAATCGAAAGAATTATTCAAGTACTTCTTAGACGTAAGAAAAATAATCCTGTGTTGATTGGAAATCCTGGTGTCGGAAAGACTGCTATCGTGGAAGGCTTAGCTGTCAAGATTGTCAAGGGAGATGTGAATGATATTTTCAAGGACAAGGAGATTTTGTCATTGGATTTGGCGGCGTTGTTGGCAGGGACAAAATACAGAGGAGATTTTGAAGAAAGAATTAAAAAAGTTATCGATACTTTGTCAAATTCCGAAAACAAAATTTTATTTATAGATGAACTTCATTCGTTGATGGGCGCAGGTGGTGCAGAGGGTGCGCTGGATGCATCAAATATTTTGAAACCATCATTGGCGAGAGGCGATTTGCAAATAATCGGAGCTACAACTATCAATGAATACAGAAAAACTATCGAAAAGGACCAAGCTTTTGAAAGAAGACTTCAAACTATTATGGTAGATGAGCCTTCTGTTTCGGATTCTATTCAAGTTATTGAAGGATTGAAGGACAAATACGAATCACATCACCACGTTCTAATCAGTGATGAAGCAATCAAAGCGAGTGTTGAATTATCGCACAGATATTTGAATGATAGATATTTGCCAGATAAGGCGATAGATTTGATAGATGAAGCTCAATCGATGGTTAGAGTAAAAAACTTCACTGGTGGCAAAAATTATGCGAAAATTCTAGAAGAATTAGAAGAAGAAAAGCAAGAAGCTATTCAAAATTCCGACTTTTTGCTTGCAGCAGAAAAAAGAGATGCCATCAAGGAAGTAGAAGCAGAAATGGAAGAAGAAGACCAAGACGAAAACAAATTGGAAATTGGATTCGATGAAATAGCGAATATTGTGTCACGCTGGGCGAAGGTTCCGGTGTCCAAGCTAACAGAATCAGAATCACAAAAATATTTGTTCTTGGCTGACAATTTGAAAAAAGTTGTCATCGGTCAAGACAAGGCTATCGATTCTATTTCTAATGCAATTAAAAGAGCGCGTGTCGGACTCAAAAATCCGAACAAACCAATCGGTTCATTTGTATTTGTTGGACCAACTGGTGTCGGTAAAACATACTTGGCGAAGAAACTTGCCAAAGAATTGTTCAATGATGAAAATGCGATGATTAGAATCGACATGACAGAATATATGGAAAAACATTCCGTTTCCAAATTGATAGGATCTCCTCCAGGATATGTTGGCCACGATGATGGCGGACAATTAACTGATATGGTGCGTACGAAACCATATTCTGTAATATTGTTTGACGAAATCGAAAAAGCCCATCCAGATGTTTTCAACACACTTTTACAAGTTTTGGATGACGGTAGACTTACAGATTCCAAAGGACGCGTGGTTAATTTCAAAGATACTGTAATCATAATGACCTCAAACATTGGCGCAAGTGAACTTGAAAGCAAAAATGTAATTGGTTTTAATACTGCAGAA encodes:
- a CDS encoding ATP-dependent Clp protease ATP-binding subunit, with the translated sequence MRKSDIYNLRTEAVYEAISLKHADLGVEHVLLAMFKFDFKASQYLKKHGGNYEKIRNLIIDELGYGDSDETNQRISPKLEEIITQAVQLSNTYGERTITPEHIMAALCLDSSNYANHLMKRTGVDIMKLTAELRKYFFMKMKRERGDVNDNSANSSKPNEIEKYTKNLNEMAKEGKIDPCIGREEEIERIIQVLLRRKKNNPVLIGNPGVGKTAIVEGLAVKIVKGDVNDIFKDKEILSLDLAALLAGTKYRGDFEERIKKVIDTLSNSENKILFIDELHSLMGAGGAEGALDASNILKPSLARGDLQIIGATTINEYRKTIEKDQAFERRLQTIMVDEPSVSDSIQVIEGLKDKYESHHHVLISDEAIKASVELSHRYLNDRYLPDKAIDLIDEAQSMVRVKNFTGGKNYAKILEELEEEKQEAIQNSDFLLAAEKRDAIKEVEAEMEEEDQDENKLEIGFDEIANIVSRWAKVPVSKLTESESQKYLFLADNLKKVVIGQDKAIDSISNAIKRARVGLKNPNKPIGSFVFVGPTGVGKTYLAKKLAKELFNDENAMIRIDMTEYMEKHSVSKLIGSPPGYVGHDDGGQLTDMVRTKPYSVILFDEIEKAHPDVFNTLLQVLDDGRLTDSKGRVVNFKDTVIIMTSNIGASELESKNVIGFNTAEDVEVDEYNRNKETINNAMKSMFKPEFMNRLDDVIVFSNLNKENVKEIAGLMMDELVDRMAKNDLIISYDEKILDYLVDKGYDKKFGARPLERLIRTDIENELADKILNGDIDNNRKTTITVVNDKVSFRRYVRRKKTVKQ
- a CDS encoding guanido phosphotransferase; translated protein: MNNSSVVMKSDVSLRRNLSDYNFMLVIDTDSCDDMKSDIKKELNNLGYLKESSVYSFKDTKSTNRDYLRKQGYISSAYYEDVSPEVIINSDEKCVFTLADNDHICITAYDFGKNLRDIYEKCLNIEEKLNDKLNFAFDIDFGYLSDDFYDSGCMMNVSVCMNLKALEYFKKIDDIQDVARYRGYMFERAFNSNTKSSIYRLTTNGHLTDPEYIINDMTLLIDSISRKEMENRRILFENNPEFKDDLLRSVSMLKYSRVLDEIEGMNKIGDLLIAMDFGMVDGFDVDEILDLYDKTNKLKLEKFRENNNLNQNIGVLRSEIIKDTLERQVKN